One region of Paenibacillus polymyxa M1 genomic DNA includes:
- a CDS encoding crossover junction endodeoxyribonuclease RuvC produces the protein MGIDHGTNFAGWATMRNGKPIDFGLRDYSSITMPGVLDAIYQDTFRLIEQEEPELIVLERPVHFKNANSVLALVGAYTSVSLAALHLDKPIVGIRPSELKIQTGKGNADKETVAMEMQMLFDLDYDEIAIPVLYKKNDPRGKYKIGDIRERLFDPSDAIALCWAYHQNFIKGVA, from the coding sequence ATGGGGATTGACCACGGCACAAATTTTGCTGGTTGGGCCACAATGCGAAATGGTAAGCCGATAGATTTTGGATTAAGGGATTATTCGTCCATTACAATGCCTGGTGTTTTGGACGCCATCTACCAGGACACATTCCGACTGATCGAGCAGGAAGAACCGGAATTGATTGTACTGGAGCGTCCAGTTCACTTTAAAAATGCCAACAGTGTACTAGCACTTGTAGGGGCATATACTTCTGTTTCCTTGGCTGCCCTGCATTTGGACAAGCCGATTGTGGGCATCCGTCCTTCGGAGCTCAAAATTCAGACAGGTAAAGGGAATGCGGATAAAGAGACAGTCGCCATGGAAATGCAGATGTTGTTCGACCTCGACTATGACGAGATCGCCATTCCTGTCCTGTACAAGAAAAACGATCCACGGGGCAAGTACAAAATCGGGGACATAAGGGAACGTCTTTTTGATCCTTCAGACGCTATCGCACTTTGCTGGGCCTATCATCAAAATTTCATTAAGGGAGTGGCTTAA
- a CDS encoding DUF6906 family protein: MKQGKRLTKKQKIGLLKARPGVTLDNWLSERETADGVVLLNKFSGKRWLLNKHYGALQPYKVRA, from the coding sequence ATGAAACAGGGGAAACGACTTACCAAAAAGCAAAAGATTGGATTGTTAAAGGCCAGACCAGGTGTGACACTGGACAACTGGCTCTCTGAACGGGAAACAGCAGATGGGGTCGTGTTGCTAAACAAATTCTCAGGGAAGCGGTGGCTCCTAAATAAGCACTATGGAGCATTGCAGCCTTACAAGGTACGGGCCTAA
- a CDS encoding replicative DNA helicase encodes MSNDLLNTELLEAEILGSFFRDPSLVSEVAVTLEPSLFTQPWHRNLLKMILELHRTEQELSMTMLVTVFEKHLEKVGGVSYLSKLASSAVAVSMLEQNIRKLIETDARRKALELVGEYREKFLDLSSGGFEELLDEFEQRSLDIRPKALLKDTAVDDIIQWYEDLVLKTQDPSRALGIMTGWSALDRLMLGFQRTNLVVIGARTSMGKSAVANEIKMRATQRGHKVADFSLEMSKAQIYNRMIANLCSIPLQAIRSGHLKPEQIERISMQMEFLRKIHIDDSRGVTAEYICSEMRRLKRQEGLDLVIVDYLQEVVEPAERNDNSGSGLHRVCQKLRKAAKDCDCALIGLSQVKQDVESRQNKRPFVSDLSGSAAISAVADDILLLYRDEYYNPDTPDPGILEINLAKQRNGPTGVVKLKFEKDTQQIA; translated from the coding sequence ATGAGCAACGACTTGCTGAATACGGAGTTACTTGAGGCTGAAATATTAGGTTCCTTTTTTCGAGATCCTTCCCTTGTGAGTGAAGTCGCTGTAACACTAGAGCCAAGCTTATTTACACAACCTTGGCATCGCAATCTGCTGAAAATGATACTAGAACTACATCGGACTGAACAGGAACTATCCATGACTATGTTGGTGACGGTATTCGAAAAGCATCTTGAAAAGGTCGGTGGAGTTTCTTACCTGTCTAAACTGGCCAGCTCTGCCGTTGCAGTTTCGATGCTGGAGCAGAATATCAGGAAGCTCATTGAAACAGATGCTCGTCGTAAAGCGCTGGAATTGGTCGGCGAATACCGCGAAAAATTTTTGGATTTGTCATCAGGTGGGTTTGAGGAGTTACTGGATGAATTTGAACAGCGCTCACTGGATATTCGGCCAAAAGCTTTGCTAAAGGATACGGCGGTTGATGACATCATCCAGTGGTATGAGGACTTGGTACTTAAAACGCAAGATCCTTCCCGAGCGCTTGGCATTATGACGGGCTGGTCAGCATTGGACCGACTGATGCTAGGGTTCCAGCGTACTAACCTGGTCGTCATCGGAGCCAGAACTAGCATGGGTAAGTCAGCCGTCGCCAATGAAATTAAGATGCGGGCCACCCAGCGGGGACATAAGGTTGCGGACTTTAGCCTGGAAATGTCCAAGGCGCAGATTTATAACCGGATGATCGCTAATCTGTGCAGCATTCCTTTGCAAGCTATACGTTCAGGGCATCTGAAGCCGGAACAGATCGAGCGTATTTCTATGCAGATGGAGTTTCTGCGGAAAATTCATATCGACGATAGCCGTGGTGTGACTGCGGAGTACATTTGTTCCGAAATGCGCCGATTGAAGCGGCAAGAAGGACTTGATTTGGTCATTGTAGATTACTTGCAAGAAGTGGTCGAGCCTGCTGAACGAAACGACAACAGCGGTTCTGGGTTGCACAGGGTTTGTCAGAAGCTACGGAAGGCGGCAAAAGACTGTGATTGCGCGTTGATCGGTTTATCACAGGTCAAGCAGGATGTGGAGAGCCGGCAGAATAAAAGGCCGTTCGTTTCAGACTTATCAGGCAGTGCGGCAATCAGCGCAGTTGCTGACGATATCCTTCTGCTGTACAGGGACGAATACTACAACCCTGACACACCAGACCCAGGTATCTTGGAAATCAACCTCGCAAAACAACGTAATGGTCCTACTGGAGTGGTGAAACTCAAATTTGAGAAAGACACACAACAAATCGCGTAG
- a CDS encoding replication protein, whose product MDSNVNPQPTDAHIRISHEIHRELIRRKFTQRQRDIIDFVLTLSWGCGKPSAKIPMLKHFELCGVRKEHIKKELKKLVENHVLFWDEHMNVFQINKHYDMWAVDVVERYDPKMMNDLIKINIETHTPNLGKSVTKKVTELPKKQPIRVTKKVTQLHKRQLFSYQKGNSPVTKKVTVKRDFSCHTKGFRLSKTIFKAIIKKNTTTSLDTVQELDTEQRGGGGGLPSDHSFGYIYRAYENNFADSGKVTPFETEDLGALFDDYGGEWLLKAMREAVRQKKKSLAYVRGTLEGYRKRGGPETERRMDRASPAEAEIREDDPITILMRKADEQRLAEYGVT is encoded by the coding sequence GTGGACTCCAACGTAAATCCTCAGCCTACGGACGCACATATACGCATATCACATGAAATACATCGAGAGCTGATCCGGCGGAAGTTTACTCAGCGGCAGCGGGATATTATTGATTTTGTCCTCACGCTGAGCTGGGGATGCGGGAAGCCATCGGCTAAAATCCCTATGCTAAAACATTTTGAGTTATGTGGTGTTCGTAAGGAACATATCAAAAAGGAACTAAAAAAGCTGGTTGAAAATCATGTGCTGTTTTGGGACGAGCATATGAATGTGTTTCAGATCAACAAACATTATGATATGTGGGCTGTAGATGTGGTGGAGCGATATGACCCCAAAATGATGAACGATTTAATCAAAATTAACATTGAAACCCATACCCCAAATCTCGGTAAATCAGTTACTAAAAAAGTAACTGAGTTACCAAAAAAGCAACCGATCCGAGTTACTAAAAAGGTAACTCAGTTACACAAAAGGCAACTGTTCAGTTACCAAAAAGGTAACTCGCCAGTTACTAAAAAGGTAACTGTGAAGCGTGATTTTTCCTGTCATACCAAGGGATTTCGGCTCTCTAAAACAATCTTTAAAGCAATTATTAAAAAAAACACTACTACATCTTTAGATACTGTACAGGAATTAGATACAGAGCAAAGAGGTGGAGGAGGAGGGCTTCCTTCGGATCATTCCTTTGGTTATATCTACCGTGCTTACGAAAACAATTTTGCAGATTCAGGGAAGGTCACTCCGTTTGAAACCGAAGACTTGGGAGCCCTTTTCGACGATTACGGTGGAGAATGGCTTCTGAAAGCCATGAGGGAAGCCGTTCGACAGAAGAAAAAGAGCTTGGCTTATGTACGTGGCACGCTGGAGGGATATCGTAAACGTGGTGGACCGGAAACGGAACGCCGAATGGATCGGGCTTCACCGGCGGAAGCAGAAATTCGAGAAGACGACCCCATTACGATCTTGATGAGAAAGGCAGATGAGCAACGACTTGCTGAATACGGAGTTACTTGA
- the recT gene encoding recombination protein RecT — protein sequence MAGQRSSGSTLEKKLQNKAAGAKNDAPTPSQTIAAYMDKMKYQIAEAMPKHMSIDRLSRIALTTIRTNPKLLECSMPSLMGAVMQAAQLGLEPGLIGHCYIIPYGTEATFIIGYKGMIDLARRSGNIKSIAAHEVYENDFIELTYGLEEKLQHVPWFLRKDAQPAESGKIIGAYMVAKFNDGGHFIHYMPISEIEEHKKRSKASSKGPWVTDYTEMCKKTVVRSGWKWLPISVEIASAVTQDETVRKDITPNDEPFVFDMPTEPKDDETPQTGDATQPNNADPKQPADGSGQDELEFE from the coding sequence ATGGCAGGACAACGCAGTAGCGGATCAACCCTTGAGAAAAAGCTTCAAAATAAGGCGGCTGGAGCAAAAAACGATGCGCCTACACCTTCTCAGACCATTGCCGCTTATATGGACAAAATGAAGTATCAGATTGCGGAGGCTATGCCAAAGCATATGAGCATTGATCGGCTCAGCCGTATTGCCCTGACGACGATCCGCACGAATCCGAAGCTACTGGAATGCTCTATGCCGTCTCTCATGGGGGCGGTCATGCAAGCGGCACAGCTTGGTCTGGAACCAGGCCTGATCGGTCATTGCTACATCATCCCATACGGTACAGAAGCCACATTCATCATCGGCTACAAGGGAATGATTGATCTAGCACGACGGTCTGGAAACATCAAGTCTATTGCCGCCCACGAAGTCTATGAAAATGATTTCATTGAGCTGACATATGGGCTGGAGGAAAAATTGCAGCACGTTCCTTGGTTTTTGCGTAAGGACGCTCAACCTGCCGAGTCAGGGAAGATCATTGGGGCTTATATGGTTGCCAAGTTTAATGACGGCGGTCATTTTATCCATTACATGCCGATCAGCGAGATTGAGGAACATAAGAAGCGTTCCAAGGCATCCAGTAAAGGGCCTTGGGTGACTGACTATACCGAAATGTGCAAGAAGACAGTTGTACGTTCCGGGTGGAAGTGGCTACCCATCAGCGTGGAGATTGCTTCTGCGGTTACTCAGGATGAAACGGTGCGTAAAGATATCACTCCAAACGATGAACCTTTTGTTTTTGATATGCCAACTGAACCTAAAGACGATGAAACACCTCAGACGGGTGATGCAACTCAGCCGAATAACGCTGATCCAAAGCAGCCTGCCGATGGATCGGGTCAAGACGAGCTGGAATTTGAATGA
- a CDS encoding YqaJ viral recombinase family protein, whose amino-acid sequence MAMNVAAITKGIERNEWLKLRKLGIGGSDASAVAGLNRYKSPVGVFLEKTDQIVPDEPGEAAYWGNQLEDLVAREFMNQTGLRVQRSNKMYQHPTHKFMLGNVDRLILDKGGRGLGILECKTASAYKLSEWADNQVPDEYAIQLQHYMAVLGVDYGYFAVLIGGQKFQYKLVERSEGIIDSLIQIEEEFWNKHVIPRVPPMVDGSAASTELLNRLYPSSRPATEITLEKDQALLVDKLIAAKEDAKVAEEQVKRLENELKAAIGENEVATYNGEPLVTWKSSQTTRLDTKRLKQEQPHIFEKYANTTSSRRFLVK is encoded by the coding sequence ATGGCTATGAATGTAGCTGCTATTACAAAAGGCATTGAGCGTAATGAATGGTTGAAATTGCGTAAACTCGGCATTGGTGGTTCTGATGCTTCTGCTGTCGCAGGGCTGAACCGATACAAGTCACCCGTTGGTGTCTTTTTAGAAAAAACGGATCAGATTGTACCAGACGAACCAGGCGAAGCAGCTTACTGGGGCAACCAGTTAGAGGATTTAGTCGCTCGTGAGTTTATGAACCAAACCGGATTACGTGTGCAACGCAGCAATAAGATGTATCAGCATCCTACACATAAATTTATGTTGGGTAACGTGGACCGCCTGATCTTAGACAAGGGTGGTCGAGGACTTGGCATCCTGGAATGTAAAACGGCCAGCGCTTATAAGCTGAGCGAATGGGCTGACAATCAGGTTCCTGATGAGTACGCAATTCAGCTCCAACATTACATGGCTGTGCTTGGTGTGGATTATGGTTACTTCGCTGTTTTAATTGGTGGACAGAAATTCCAATACAAGCTGGTCGAACGAAGCGAGGGCATTATTGATTCTCTCATACAGATCGAGGAAGAGTTTTGGAACAAGCATGTAATTCCACGGGTTCCACCAATGGTAGACGGTAGCGCTGCTTCGACTGAGCTACTGAATCGCTTGTATCCTTCTTCTCGGCCAGCGACAGAAATTACGCTGGAGAAAGACCAGGCATTGCTGGTGGACAAGCTCATTGCTGCCAAAGAAGACGCGAAGGTGGCTGAAGAACAGGTCAAACGATTGGAAAATGAGCTGAAGGCAGCTATCGGTGAAAATGAGGTTGCCACGTATAACGGGGAACCATTGGTAACTTGGAAGTCCAGTCAAACAACGCGCCTGGACACTAAGCGCTTGAAGCAGGAGCAGCCGCACATCTTTGAAAAATACGCAAACACCACGTCCTCAAGACGTTTTTTGGTGAAGTAA
- a CDS encoding helix-turn-helix domain-containing protein, which translates to MSIGQFGPNLQEVLKRRGETRNAAGQVTHVDASLIGKIIKGSRKPSKELMQQAAEHYDDGQLYIAAAGEVTGGAFAPWLDNVDLHRASVLFKTVEEMREVLVLSAEVPISKTADQLTDSERQNMKRLLMESVEAITALTHFTAVLCKEYSFSWLGAWKEHRADLKAKKYMK; encoded by the coding sequence ATGTCAATTGGACAGTTTGGTCCCAATCTTCAAGAGGTTTTGAAACGACGGGGGGAAACGCGTAACGCAGCCGGACAAGTTACCCATGTGGATGCTTCATTAATTGGAAAAATCATCAAAGGCTCCCGCAAACCATCGAAAGAGCTTATGCAACAAGCGGCGGAGCATTATGATGATGGCCAGCTTTACATTGCAGCAGCCGGGGAAGTAACAGGCGGTGCCTTTGCACCCTGGCTGGATAATGTAGACCTACATAGGGCAAGTGTACTGTTCAAGACGGTTGAAGAAATGAGGGAAGTTCTTGTTCTATCTGCTGAGGTTCCAATTAGCAAAACGGCTGACCAACTTACTGATTCTGAGCGCCAGAACATGAAACGTCTACTGATGGAGTCGGTTGAAGCTATTACTGCTCTTACGCATTTCACGGCAGTGTTATGTAAAGAGTATTCGTTTTCCTGGTTGGGTGCTTGGAAAGAACACCGAGCTGACCTGAAGGCAAAAAAATACATGAAATGA
- a CDS encoding DNA-binding protein, with product MLKVEFDTDQLKSIIDAAVSKAMKQYTPNQLPPMMTKKQLMEFLGIGSTKASELLNREDFPVIREFGHPRVPLHALMVWINEHTEWIRDNAKDYWERTGSVA from the coding sequence ATGCTAAAAGTGGAGTTTGACACTGACCAGCTTAAATCAATTATCGACGCTGCTGTTTCAAAGGCAATGAAGCAGTATACACCAAATCAGTTACCGCCGATGATGACTAAGAAGCAGTTGATGGAATTTCTCGGAATTGGTAGTACGAAGGCGAGTGAACTTCTTAATAGAGAAGACTTTCCGGTCATTAGAGAGTTTGGTCACCCAAGAGTTCCGCTTCATGCACTGATGGTTTGGATTAACGAACATACTGAATGGATTCGGGATAACGCCAAAGATTATTGGGAGCGTACAGGAAGTGTTGCTTAA
- a CDS encoding helix-turn-helix domain-containing protein, with product MKYSDLLKGYIKNSRLTLEEICKQLEQEGLSMSREHLSRLQNGKTPPTSDELNRALAKITGGNAEELIMASFIEKAPPEVKKLLEEGSKQREASQLIRKLNDYIDYYLNFGTISDDILGSIHEIVGDMKEFDIDFYMLKKDPVSSYKSIIVKLTIYLLTQDQQPEKNNKDPKTMDEVMKSFMDDIYERSEIYRAAHNGMLLLSQNETDGTIKSIGNDIDKQIKDKLSFFTELESDLGLDLTDPNVQKKLKRAAKIIFSDED from the coding sequence ATGAAGTATTCTGATCTGTTGAAGGGGTATATTAAAAATTCGAGGCTTACTCTCGAAGAAATATGCAAGCAATTAGAACAAGAAGGGCTTTCGATGAGTCGAGAACACCTCAGCCGGTTGCAAAATGGAAAAACCCCCCCTACTTCAGATGAACTCAATAGAGCACTTGCGAAGATAACGGGAGGGAATGCTGAAGAACTAATTATGGCCTCTTTTATTGAAAAGGCTCCTCCTGAAGTAAAAAAACTACTTGAAGAAGGAAGTAAACAGCGAGAAGCGTCTCAATTAATAAGAAAACTAAATGACTATATAGACTATTACCTTAATTTCGGTACGATCAGTGATGATATCTTAGGTTCTATCCATGAAATTGTAGGCGATATGAAAGAATTTGATATTGACTTCTATATGTTAAAGAAAGACCCTGTCAGCTCATATAAGTCCATTATTGTTAAACTAACAATTTATTTGTTAACACAAGATCAGCAGCCAGAAAAAAACAATAAAGACCCTAAAACCATGGATGAAGTAATGAAGAGTTTCATGGATGATATATACGAAAGGTCGGAGATTTATAGAGCGGCTCACAATGGTATGCTGCTACTGTCTCAAAATGAAACTGATGGAACTATAAAATCTATAGGCAATGATATAGATAAACAGATAAAAGACAAATTGTCTTTCTTTACCGAATTAGAGTCAGACCTCGGACTTGATTTGACTGATCCTAATGTTCAAAAAAAGCTCAAGAGAGCGGCTAAAATCATCTTCTCCGACGAAGATTGA
- a CDS encoding helix-turn-helix transcriptional regulator: MSIKPGRCLLKQRLREIRKDQQWLSDTTGITKSQISEYANNRRLMSLITAMNIAAAIGCHIDDLYERIELSSTE, from the coding sequence ATGTCCATAAAACCTGGTCGTTGCCTGCTGAAACAAAGGTTGCGCGAAATACGAAAAGATCAGCAATGGTTGAGTGACACTACAGGGATTACCAAGTCTCAGATCTCCGAATACGCCAACAATAGGCGGCTGATGTCCCTGATAACTGCCATGAATATTGCTGCAGCAATCGGCTGTCACATTGATGATCTTTATGAGCGAATCGAACTCAGCAGCACTGAGTGA
- a CDS encoding LytTR family transcriptional regulator DNA-binding domain-containing protein: MIVTCVKIHDRDGSESDFVEISLYDVNYIDLWQPTRSKESCPAYHTSTGSYIGLRTLKDISKAYAKYDFKQYDRSTVVNENMIKRTETDDRGSKVFFDDGSFVRIRTKL, translated from the coding sequence GTGATAGTAACGTGCGTAAAAATTCATGATCGTGACGGGAGTGAATCGGATTTTGTCGAAATTTCCCTGTACGATGTAAATTACATTGACTTGTGGCAGCCAACTAGGAGCAAGGAGTCCTGTCCTGCCTACCATACCTCAACGGGCTCATACATAGGTTTGAGAACGTTAAAGGATATTTCGAAAGCATATGCTAAGTATGACTTCAAGCAATATGATCGTTCAACGGTTGTGAATGAAAATATGATTAAACGAACTGAAACGGACGATCGTGGCAGTAAAGTATTCTTTGATGATGGGAGTTTTGTACGAATAAGAACAAAACTATAG
- a CDS encoding tyrosine-type recombinase/integrase yields MISLAYFYKVASNNKQGYKWVCVGDAPPDPSTGKRKQISRRADTKKEAKKRVNKVIFDITSYGVDVQKNKKLTFAMVATEWLSVYSKKKVKQRTIDQRVTTINSICKYLGQVRIDKVTHQQYQNMLIDYDNKGYSISAIITMNSVGNMVFKYAIKNKYRLDNPCFGVVIPKKVRTVEEIENDVIAEKYFEKNELIEFLESTKKYGQYQDIEMFYLLTFSGIRPGELCALKWTDVDFATNEIRITKTIYSRNDNRGTYILTPPKTVGSIRTIDIDINIMKLLEEHREFQKKTARTTNYQDQNFVFCRVDGSPFFPKILLGRMKKILVNTSISKPATPHIFRHTHISMLAEAGADLKSTMGRVGHTNAKTTLQVYTHVTNKMKRDTSSKIKIHYADILGSTELQEK; encoded by the coding sequence GTGATTTCATTGGCATATTTCTACAAAGTTGCATCTAACAATAAACAAGGCTATAAATGGGTCTGTGTGGGTGATGCCCCTCCTGATCCTTCCACGGGGAAAAGAAAACAAATTTCCCGACGAGCGGATACAAAAAAGGAAGCAAAAAAGCGTGTTAACAAGGTTATTTTTGATATTACATCCTATGGAGTTGATGTACAGAAAAATAAAAAGCTTACTTTTGCAATGGTAGCAACTGAATGGCTATCTGTTTATTCAAAAAAGAAAGTAAAGCAACGTACAATTGATCAAAGAGTAACTACTATTAATTCAATCTGTAAGTACCTTGGACAGGTAAGGATAGATAAAGTTACACATCAACAGTATCAAAACATGCTTATCGATTACGACAATAAAGGATATTCAATAAGTGCAATTATTACTATGAACAGTGTAGGAAATATGGTTTTTAAGTACGCAATAAAAAATAAATACAGACTTGATAACCCTTGCTTCGGAGTAGTAATCCCTAAAAAAGTTAGAACTGTTGAAGAGATAGAGAACGATGTTATTGCAGAGAAATACTTCGAAAAGAATGAATTGATTGAATTTTTAGAATCAACCAAAAAATATGGACAGTATCAAGATATTGAAATGTTCTATTTGTTGACTTTTTCAGGAATAAGACCTGGAGAACTTTGTGCCCTGAAGTGGACAGACGTTGATTTTGCAACAAATGAAATTCGGATTACAAAAACCATCTATAGTAGGAATGACAATCGGGGGACGTATATTTTAACCCCACCAAAAACAGTGGGTTCCATAAGAACTATTGACATTGATATTAACATCATGAAATTATTAGAGGAACATAGAGAATTTCAAAAAAAGACAGCAAGGACAACAAATTACCAAGATCAGAACTTTGTTTTTTGTAGGGTCGATGGCTCTCCTTTTTTCCCAAAAATCTTACTTGGCCGTATGAAAAAAATTCTTGTAAACACATCTATATCGAAACCTGCTACTCCACATATTTTTCGCCATACTCACATTAGTATGCTAGCAGAAGCGGGTGCTGATCTTAAATCAACAATGGGTAGAGTCGGACATACAAATGCAAAAACAACTCTACAGGTATATACTCACGTTACAAATAAAATGAAAAGAGATACATCAAGTAAAATTAAAATACATTATGCAGACATACTAGGTTCAACAGAATTGCAAGAAAAGTGA
- a CDS encoding SAF domain-containing protein has protein sequence MSKLRKSSKQKLSAGCIGAGIVGMIFVSYLILNTHQMSEIRKQAEVEAEQKWKLYEQEQRTAKTGWAVVRDISPGEQITSNDLKGIKVPGSQAPSNLLANKNEVSGTTAKIELKKGSVLTSAMITANEPTPKDLRNRELKVVVLPSSLKSGDEVDIRIQFPTGQDYILLSKKKISRLEGPIVWVTMNEQEILSLSSAIVDAYLHKASIYALTYVDPQFQPKAIPTYPPNAQVLALMNSDPNLVRVAEQKLSKQLRDSLENAIGSSNNVISTPAERVLSEEVAAQHAGTAIEDAASGIDDTGSEEQDHKEQTKILTQGGSSDPYAK, from the coding sequence GTGTCCAAGCTAAGAAAAAGCAGCAAACAAAAACTATCCGCAGGTTGTATTGGCGCGGGAATTGTAGGCATGATCTTTGTGAGCTACCTTATACTGAATACCCATCAAATGAGTGAGATCAGGAAACAGGCAGAGGTGGAGGCAGAGCAGAAATGGAAACTGTATGAACAAGAGCAACGGACCGCGAAAACAGGCTGGGCGGTTGTTCGTGACATTTCACCAGGCGAGCAGATTACATCTAATGATTTGAAGGGAATTAAGGTTCCTGGTTCTCAAGCCCCGTCTAATTTATTGGCAAATAAAAATGAAGTTTCCGGCACCACAGCCAAGATAGAACTAAAAAAAGGATCTGTGCTTACATCGGCTATGATTACTGCTAATGAACCGACACCTAAGGATCTACGCAACCGTGAGTTAAAAGTAGTGGTACTGCCCAGCAGCCTGAAGTCAGGGGACGAAGTAGATATCCGCATTCAATTTCCAACAGGTCAGGATTACATTCTATTATCCAAAAAGAAGATTTCCCGGCTGGAGGGCCCAATCGTATGGGTTACTATGAATGAGCAGGAAATACTATCGCTTTCGAGTGCTATTGTAGATGCCTATCTGCATAAAGCATCCATCTATGCTCTGACATATGTAGATCCCCAATTTCAGCCCAAGGCAATCCCGACCTATCCGCCTAATGCGCAGGTGTTAGCGTTAATGAATAGTGATCCGAATTTAGTCCGTGTTGCTGAACAAAAACTGTCCAAGCAGCTACGAGATTCTCTAGAAAATGCGATTGGTTCATCAAACAATGTGATTTCAACACCTGCGGAAAGAGTCCTAAGTGAGGAGGTTGCAGCTCAGCATGCGGGCACAGCTATTGAAGATGCAGCAAGCGGAATTGATGATACAGGGAGTGAGGAACAGGATCACAAAGAACAAACGAAGATTCTAACGCAGGGCGGCAGCTCTGATCCGTATGCCAAATAA